In bacterium, the following are encoded in one genomic region:
- a CDS encoding kelch repeat-containing protein, which translates to MKRLRLGVPLILAGVMALGACAGEDPEGHLKVSLQLPADWESVLDMDALPAGSLTPYIGTVRFVFDGGSSSRTFEFPWDSHTADFDLGRSGFLNVQAITGGQVILEGQVHVPDGTDGEVTVPLVQSGGFSPAGTLLHPRCNHSAVLVDSDLYVLGGTRNTRVIEVLTADGERFASSAWAASLVYPRSGQEVVHDTAGNRLFVFKGSDTVEDNLYEVVDLKGFEVYPRLLDSYRVDFSVVKYVAEAILIGGFNSVIRDAWRIDSSALDYSDKSISEYILPFLRIDSERISPSCEVINDKLLCVGGQETLNYLSEIVLLDLNTMKAVGTTNLPMGKVGHSISQISGQEAVVVGGFGQVGYLKSCEIINVGSLTFTADSKLNVPRAFHTSTLIDTDKLLVIGGGPSTDTSTSAEIIDLTTGESTLLPWRMRVPRAGHTATLLPDGRVLVAGGDTTDRMVEVWNPPSGL; encoded by the coding sequence GTGAAGCGGCTGCGCCTCGGGGTGCCGTTGATCCTCGCCGGTGTCATGGCGCTGGGCGCCTGCGCTGGTGAGGACCCGGAAGGGCATCTTAAGGTGAGCCTCCAGCTCCCTGCCGACTGGGAATCGGTCCTCGACATGGACGCCCTCCCCGCGGGCTCCTTGACTCCCTATATCGGTACGGTCAGGTTCGTGTTTGACGGCGGGTCTTCGTCGAGGACGTTTGAATTTCCCTGGGATTCCCACACCGCGGACTTCGACCTGGGACGATCCGGTTTCCTGAATGTCCAGGCGATCACCGGCGGACAGGTGATCTTGGAGGGGCAGGTGCATGTGCCGGACGGGACCGATGGCGAGGTGACCGTCCCCCTCGTGCAGTCAGGAGGCTTTTCCCCGGCGGGGACCCTTCTGCACCCACGCTGTAACCATTCAGCGGTGCTCGTCGACAGTGACCTGTACGTCCTTGGCGGTACCCGTAATACGCGTGTCATCGAGGTTCTCACGGCCGACGGCGAACGGTTCGCTTCGAGCGCATGGGCCGCCAGCCTCGTCTACCCGAGGTCGGGCCAGGAGGTTGTTCACGACACGGCCGGCAACCGTCTTTTCGTTTTCAAGGGCTCCGACACTGTCGAGGACAACCTGTACGAGGTCGTGGATTTGAAGGGTTTTGAAGTGTATCCTCGCCTTTTAGACAGCTATAGAGTTGATTTTTCAGTGGTTAAGTATGTTGCTGAGGCTATTTTAATAGGTGGTTTCAATAGTGTTATAAGAGATGCTTGGCGGATTGATAGTAGTGCTTTGGATTATTCAGATAAGTCCATTAGTGAATATATTTTACCTTTCCTGAGAATTGATTCGGAAAGAATCAGTCCCTCGTGCGAAGTTATTAATGACAAGTTGTTATGTGTTGGAGGACAAGAAACCTTAAATTATTTGAGCGAAATAGTCCTTCTTGACTTGAATACAATGAAAGCAGTAGGGACAACTAATTTGCCAATGGGGAAAGTAGGTCATTCCATTTCACAAATTAGTGGCCAAGAAGCAGTGGTAGTAGGCGGTTTCGGACAGGTTGGTTATTTAAAGAGTTGTGAAATCATTAATGTTGGCTCTTTGACTTTCACAGCTGATAGTAAGTTAAATGTTCCAAGAGCTTTCCACACATCAACACTGATCGATACCGATAAGCTTCTCGTCATCGGAGGCGGTCCAAGCACCGACACTTCCACCTCCGCCGAGATCATCGATCTCACCACCGGGGAGTCGACCCTCCTGCCGTGGCGCATGAGGGTCCCGAGGGCGGGTCATACGGCCACCCTTCTCCCTGACGGCCGTGTCCTCGTCGCGGGAGGCGACACGACCGACCGGATGGTGGAGGTGTGGAACCCTCCTTCCGGGTTATAG
- a CDS encoding DUF3553 domain-containing protein, with protein sequence MKQQGRTLFPLDDLNPNQRMAVTRTDGPLLVLAGAGSGKTRVITYRIAYLLQERKIPPYAILAVTFTNKAAGEMRERVISLAGKEGRSVWISTFHSACVRILRQHVENLGVSRHFSIFDDNDSSRLIKEVLAGMNIDARVLPPRRVSYLISRAKNALLGPDEMIEHGELRRDHLMEKVVQAYRMYEEGLRRSQALDFDDLLLFTWRLFEERPEVLRSYENLIHYLLVDEYQDTNHAQYQIIRQLSAKHRNLCVVGDDDQSIYRWRGADITNILDFEKDFPEAEVVTLGENYRSTGHILGAASCLIARNTGRKEKELLAIRPDGQQVTAYAAMDEREEGDFIAASIHNLIRKESFSHGDFAVFYRINAQSRAIEDAFRRMNIPYVIVGGVRFYDRKEIRDVISYLRLVLNPADWGSFERVINSPARGIGKVSVEKVRKAGTEGRIPEEAVSFALDGGTIKGKTAGTMGGFLETMAVLRGKLADGLPLDEFVVAVLDETGYLRALQTEGTDEARARVENLQEFLTVVDDFLSGAPTGEMDAVRTLAAFLDQISLVSDIDKWQEAGSTVTLMTLHTAKGLEFPVVFVAGMEEDLLPHYRAQGEPAEMEEERRLCYVGMTRAKERLFLTMARRRRLFGQYDNTSPSRFFSELSGENVQLSEDTAYPIPGITDPLSAISTPSVPVSTGGKMAIGDFTFVPEPVEGTDSLRPGMDVRHPMFGMGQVMIVEGSGPDARITVYFPRGGKKKLIAKYANLEII encoded by the coding sequence ATGAAACAGCAGGGTAGGACCCTTTTTCCCCTCGACGACCTCAACCCCAATCAGCGCATGGCGGTCACCCGGACGGACGGGCCCCTCCTCGTGCTGGCCGGAGCCGGGAGCGGCAAGACCCGTGTCATCACCTACCGGATCGCCTACCTCCTCCAGGAGCGGAAGATCCCTCCCTACGCCATCCTCGCCGTGACCTTCACCAACAAGGCCGCGGGGGAGATGCGTGAGAGGGTGATCAGTCTCGCCGGCAAGGAAGGCCGTTCCGTCTGGATCTCCACCTTCCACTCGGCCTGCGTCCGGATCCTTCGTCAGCACGTCGAGAACCTCGGGGTCAGCAGGCACTTCTCCATCTTCGACGACAACGACTCGAGCCGCCTCATCAAGGAGGTCCTGGCCGGGATGAACATCGACGCCCGCGTCCTGCCTCCCCGCCGGGTTTCCTACCTCATCAGCAGGGCCAAAAACGCCCTTCTGGGGCCCGACGAAATGATCGAGCACGGTGAGTTGAGGCGGGATCACCTCATGGAAAAGGTGGTGCAGGCATACAGGATGTACGAGGAGGGTCTCCGGAGATCCCAGGCCCTGGATTTCGATGACCTGCTGCTTTTCACCTGGCGGCTTTTCGAGGAGCGCCCCGAGGTCCTGCGGTCCTACGAGAACCTCATCCACTACCTCCTGGTGGACGAGTACCAGGATACCAACCACGCCCAGTACCAGATCATTCGCCAACTTTCGGCGAAGCACCGGAACCTGTGCGTGGTAGGGGACGACGATCAGAGCATCTACCGGTGGCGGGGAGCCGACATCACCAACATCCTGGATTTCGAGAAGGACTTCCCCGAAGCGGAGGTGGTCACCCTCGGCGAGAACTATCGATCCACCGGCCACATCCTGGGCGCCGCCTCCTGTCTCATCGCCAGGAACACCGGGCGCAAGGAGAAGGAACTCCTGGCCATCCGGCCCGACGGACAGCAGGTCACGGCCTACGCGGCCATGGACGAACGGGAGGAGGGGGATTTCATCGCCGCGTCCATCCACAACCTGATCCGGAAGGAGAGTTTTTCCCACGGCGACTTCGCGGTATTCTACAGGATCAACGCCCAGTCCCGCGCCATCGAGGATGCTTTCAGGAGGATGAACATCCCCTACGTCATCGTGGGCGGCGTGAGGTTCTACGACCGCAAGGAGATCAGGGACGTCATTTCCTACCTCCGCCTCGTCCTCAACCCCGCGGACTGGGGAAGTTTCGAGCGGGTCATCAATTCGCCGGCAAGGGGGATCGGCAAGGTCTCCGTAGAGAAGGTGAGAAAGGCCGGGACGGAAGGCCGGATCCCGGAAGAGGCCGTATCCTTTGCCCTGGACGGGGGGACGATCAAGGGTAAAACCGCCGGAACCATGGGCGGCTTCCTCGAGACCATGGCCGTCCTGCGGGGTAAACTTGCCGACGGACTGCCCCTGGACGAGTTCGTGGTGGCCGTACTCGATGAGACAGGCTACTTAAGAGCCCTGCAGACCGAGGGGACCGATGAGGCCAGGGCCCGGGTGGAGAACCTCCAGGAGTTTCTCACCGTGGTGGACGACTTCCTGTCGGGAGCGCCCACAGGGGAGATGGACGCGGTCCGGACGCTGGCTGCGTTCCTCGACCAGATCTCCCTCGTGTCCGATATCGACAAATGGCAGGAAGCCGGCTCAACGGTCACCCTGATGACCCTCCACACCGCCAAGGGGCTCGAGTTCCCCGTTGTCTTCGTGGCCGGCATGGAAGAAGACCTGCTCCCCCACTACCGGGCCCAGGGAGAGCCGGCCGAGATGGAGGAGGAAAGGCGCCTGTGCTACGTGGGCATGACCCGGGCAAAGGAGCGGCTCTTTCTGACCATGGCCCGCAGGAGGCGGCTGTTCGGGCAGTACGACAACACTTCACCGTCAAGATTCTTCAGCGAGCTTTCCGGGGAAAACGTGCAGCTTTCCGAGGACACCGCCTACCCCATTCCAGGCATCACCGATCCGCTCTCGGCCATATCGACCCCATCGGTACCGGTCTCCACCGGAGGAAAGATGGCCATCGGAGATTTTACCTTCGTCCCGGAACCGGTGGAGGGAACAGACAGCCTGCGCCCCGGCATGGATGTCCGTCACCCCATGTTCGGGATGGGCCAGGTGATGATCGTGGAAGGGTCCGGACCCGACGCCCGGATCACCGTCTACTTCCCGAGGGGCGGGAAGAAAAAGCTTATCGCGAAGTACGCGAATCTGGAAATTATTTAG
- a CDS encoding chloride channel protein, which translates to MSPSSRNITEIRQNLRRRYTDFLFTEGTIMIGLAVLIGLLSGLGAVGFIALIGIIRGGAWTLWGSYSGFVAGDITSIFIPLVPALGGLILGPISALFPSEAKGHGVPEVMEAVVLKGGVLKVRTIFIRAIASAVTIGTGGSAGREGPIAQIGSAIGSFTGQVFRMSANNTRTLLGCGAAGGIAATFNAPIAGALFALEIILGDWQVATFSPVIMSSVIATTTARYIHGNEPAFHVPQYQLVSPVEIVFYIILGLLAGLFALLFIHTLDKFEHFFEERIPVHPWLKPAVGGLLVGMIGLMFPQLFGNGYEAMSEALMGNMAFSLMFGLLFLKMVTTSLTLGSGGSGGVFAPSLYIGAMLGGTFGSVVHSLFPSVTATKGAYALVGMGATVAAAAHAPLTNILILFELTGDYHIILPIMVACIMSTLVIRGLSPHSIYSIRLHQKGITIEAGKEVNVLQSLKVRDAMTSEVEVIPENMRFQEILNHITMSKFSNFPVVDSKGQLTGILSFQDIRQHVFDPDLEHLVVASDLATHAVTTVNPSDNLKDALAKLAYRSIEQLPVVDARDPKKLVGILTRRDIITAYNKAIFHYETAG; encoded by the coding sequence GTGTCTCCATCGAGCCGCAACATCACGGAGATCCGGCAGAACCTCAGGCGCCGGTACACCGATTTTCTGTTCACCGAGGGTACGATCATGATCGGCCTCGCGGTGCTCATCGGCCTTTTAAGCGGCCTGGGCGCCGTGGGCTTCATAGCCCTCATAGGCATTATCCGCGGGGGCGCGTGGACGCTGTGGGGCTCATACAGCGGGTTCGTGGCCGGGGACATAACGAGCATCTTCATTCCCCTGGTCCCCGCCCTGGGCGGACTCATCCTTGGCCCCATTTCCGCCCTCTTCCCCTCCGAGGCCAAGGGGCATGGTGTGCCCGAGGTCATGGAGGCGGTCGTCCTCAAGGGCGGTGTCCTGAAGGTCCGAACGATCTTCATCCGGGCCATTGCTTCGGCCGTGACCATCGGCACCGGGGGCTCGGCAGGCCGCGAGGGCCCCATCGCGCAGATCGGCAGCGCCATCGGCTCTTTCACCGGACAGGTTTTCAGGATGTCAGCCAACAATACGCGGACCCTTCTCGGGTGCGGAGCCGCGGGCGGCATCGCCGCCACCTTCAACGCCCCCATTGCAGGAGCCCTGTTCGCCCTGGAGATCATCCTCGGCGACTGGCAGGTGGCCACCTTCAGCCCGGTGATCATGTCTTCGGTCATCGCCACCACAACGGCCCGCTACATCCACGGCAACGAGCCGGCCTTTCACGTTCCCCAGTACCAGCTTGTAAGCCCCGTGGAGATCGTCTTCTATATCATCCTGGGCCTCCTGGCGGGGCTCTTTGCCCTCCTGTTCATTCACACCCTGGACAAGTTCGAGCATTTCTTCGAGGAGCGCATCCCGGTACACCCCTGGCTCAAGCCGGCCGTCGGCGGACTGCTGGTCGGTATGATCGGCCTCATGTTCCCCCAGCTTTTCGGCAACGGTTACGAAGCCATGAGCGAAGCCCTCATGGGCAACATGGCATTCTCCCTGATGTTCGGGCTCCTCTTCCTGAAGATGGTCACGACCTCCCTGACTCTCGGCTCGGGAGGTTCGGGGGGAGTCTTCGCGCCCTCTCTTTACATCGGGGCCATGCTCGGCGGGACCTTCGGCAGTGTCGTCCACAGCCTGTTTCCCAGCGTCACCGCGACCAAGGGAGCCTACGCCCTTGTCGGGATGGGAGCCACGGTAGCCGCCGCGGCCCACGCGCCCCTGACGAACATCCTCATCCTGTTCGAGCTCACCGGCGACTACCACATCATCCTGCCCATCATGGTGGCGTGCATCATGAGCACCCTGGTCATCAGGGGGCTGTCTCCCCACTCCATCTACTCCATCCGCCTTCATCAGAAAGGGATCACCATCGAAGCCGGCAAGGAGGTCAACGTCCTTCAGAGTCTCAAGGTACGTGACGCCATGACCTCCGAGGTGGAGGTGATACCCGAGAACATGCGGTTCCAGGAGATCCTGAACCACATCACCATGAGCAAGTTCTCCAACTTCCCCGTGGTCGACAGCAAGGGGCAGCTTACCGGGATCCTTTCGTTCCAGGATATCCGACAGCACGTCTTCGACCCGGACCTGGAACACCTCGTGGTGGCAAGTGACCTTGCGACCCATGCAGTGACCACCGTCAACCCCTCGGACAACCTCAAGGACGCCCTGGCCAAGCTTGCCTACCGCAGCATCGAACAGCTACCGGTGGTGGACGCCAGGGACCCGAAGAAGCTGGTGGGCATTCTCACCCGCCGGGACATCATCACGGCATACAACAAGGCGATCTTCCATTATGAAACAGCAGGGTAG
- the glmS gene encoding glutamine--fructose-6-phosphate transaminase (isomerizing), with protein MCGIVGYIGSRNATEILLDGLRRLEYRGYDSAGIAVISEGELALRRSVGKIAALEDAVRREPLSGSAGVGHTRWATHGKPSEENAHPHRDCSRRLVVVHNGIIENYRKIKENLSGSGHRMVSETDTEAIAHLVESHYDGDLETAVTRSLGELTGVYALAVLHADNPGTIVVARSGPPLVIGLGNQEMFVASDIPAILHHTRRFIYLDDGQVGVVTADSIRLTGPDGNEVTPEPVTVPWDPIQAEKGGFKHFMLKEIHEQPEALADTLRGRYFEENGQIALDDISLTGAFIEKIDRCVTVACGTSWHAGLVGQFLIEELAKVPTTVDYGSEFRYRNPIVGERTLAVAISQSGETADTLAALRECRDKGATILSICNVVGSMITRESDDVLYTHAGPEIGVASTKAFTTQIVCLALLAVYLGRRRGVLDPERAREILDALILLPQQVEKILETDSAIEELAGLFYQHSDFLYLGRGINYPIALEGALKLKEISYIHAEGYPAGEMKHGPIALIDETMPVLFLAPGDKVYEKILSNMEEVKARGGIVIALTDHEDPQLLEKADHLIRIPATDPLLTPVLATIPLQLLAYHIAVLKGTDVDQPRNLAKSVTVE; from the coding sequence ATGTGCGGGATCGTCGGATACATCGGCAGCCGGAACGCCACCGAGATCCTCCTGGATGGGCTGCGGCGTCTTGAATACCGGGGATACGATTCGGCCGGTATCGCCGTCATCAGTGAAGGCGAACTGGCACTGCGACGCAGCGTGGGCAAGATCGCCGCTCTCGAAGATGCCGTGCGCAGGGAACCCCTTTCCGGAAGCGCCGGCGTGGGGCACACACGCTGGGCCACCCACGGAAAACCCAGCGAGGAGAACGCCCATCCTCATCGGGACTGTTCCAGACGGCTGGTGGTCGTCCACAACGGGATCATCGAAAACTACCGGAAAATCAAGGAAAATCTGTCCGGTTCCGGTCACCGGATGGTTTCCGAAACAGATACCGAGGCCATCGCCCACCTCGTTGAAAGCCACTATGACGGGGACCTGGAAACGGCGGTTACCAGATCCCTCGGGGAGCTGACGGGGGTCTACGCCCTCGCCGTCCTTCACGCCGACAACCCCGGAACTATCGTGGTGGCGCGCAGCGGACCGCCCCTGGTCATCGGTCTCGGCAATCAGGAAATGTTCGTAGCCTCGGATATCCCGGCCATCCTCCACCACACCCGCCGTTTTATCTACCTCGATGACGGACAGGTGGGCGTCGTGACCGCCGACAGCATCCGGCTCACAGGCCCGGACGGGAACGAGGTCACCCCCGAACCGGTCACGGTTCCATGGGATCCGATACAGGCGGAAAAGGGCGGTTTCAAGCACTTCATGCTCAAGGAGATCCACGAACAGCCCGAAGCACTGGCCGACACCCTCAGGGGCAGGTATTTCGAGGAAAACGGGCAGATCGCCCTGGATGACATCTCCCTTACCGGCGCGTTTATCGAAAAGATCGACCGGTGCGTCACCGTCGCCTGCGGGACGTCGTGGCACGCCGGACTGGTGGGCCAGTTTCTCATCGAGGAACTGGCCAAGGTTCCGACCACGGTGGATTACGGATCCGAGTTCCGTTACAGGAACCCCATTGTGGGGGAGCGCACCCTCGCCGTGGCCATCTCCCAGTCGGGTGAAACGGCCGATACCCTGGCCGCCCTGAGGGAGTGCAGGGACAAGGGGGCGACCATCCTTTCCATCTGCAACGTGGTGGGGAGCATGATCACGAGGGAGTCCGACGATGTCCTATACACCCACGCCGGACCCGAGATCGGGGTAGCCTCGACGAAAGCGTTCACCACCCAGATCGTCTGCCTCGCGCTCCTGGCCGTTTACCTGGGCCGCCGCAGAGGGGTCCTGGACCCGGAACGGGCCAGGGAGATTCTGGACGCCCTGATCCTCCTGCCTCAACAGGTCGAGAAGATCCTCGAGACCGACAGCGCCATTGAAGAGCTCGCCGGCCTTTTCTACCAGCACTCCGACTTCCTCTACCTGGGCAGGGGCATCAATTACCCCATCGCCCTCGAAGGCGCGCTGAAACTCAAGGAGATCAGCTACATCCACGCTGAAGGGTACCCGGCCGGAGAGATGAAGCACGGACCCATCGCCCTCATCGACGAGACCATGCCGGTCCTGTTCCTCGCCCCGGGTGACAAGGTCTACGAAAAGATCCTGTCCAACATGGAGGAGGTCAAGGCGCGGGGCGGCATCGTCATCGCCCTCACCGATCACGAGGACCCCCAACTCCTCGAAAAGGCCGACCACCTCATCCGCATCCCCGCAACGGACCCGCTCCTGACACCCGTGCTGGCCACCATCCCCCTGCAGCTTCTCGCCTATCATATCGCTGTCCTCAAGGGCACCGACGTGGACCAGCCCAGGAACCTGGCCAAGAGCGTCACCGTGGAGTAG
- a CDS encoding TlpA disulfide reductase family protein has translation MKAVRILCLLILVSFLLTLSIGVQAQEEERPDFSLLEFKSGEQKNFNDILMAKVNILVVTSTTCGSCISELKALDWIRAKYKGDMAVVAAFIDRSGESRVYRYLEYYDFDLDMFLVDPGGAVPDSFKTTTVPTMIMFDRKGNERYRKVGYNDGDESNIITRIEEIMYSRKPALTATAAEGDASAPAAGAPAAKTTGCASTG, from the coding sequence TTGAAAGCAGTCCGCATCCTGTGCCTTCTCATCCTCGTCTCCTTTCTTCTCACCTTGTCTATCGGCGTTCAGGCCCAGGAAGAGGAGCGCCCGGACTTTTCCCTCCTGGAGTTCAAGAGCGGGGAGCAGAAAAATTTCAATGACATCCTCATGGCCAAGGTCAACATCCTGGTGGTCACCTCCACTACCTGCGGCTCGTGCATCAGTGAACTCAAGGCGCTGGACTGGATCCGCGCCAAGTACAAGGGGGACATGGCGGTTGTCGCCGCCTTCATCGACCGGAGCGGGGAATCGAGGGTGTACCGGTATCTCGAGTATTACGATTTCGACCTTGACATGTTCCTCGTCGATCCTGGCGGAGCAGTCCCTGACAGTTTTAAGACAACCACTGTTCCCACCATGATCATGTTCGACAGGAAGGGCAATGAGCGGTACCGCAAGGTGGGTTACAACGACGGCGACGAGAGCAACATCATCACCCGGATCGAGGAGATCATGTACAGCAGGAAGCCCGCCCTGACCGCAACCGCCGCGGAAGGTGACGCGTCAGCTCCTGCCGCCGGGGCGCCGGCGGCGAAGACGACGGGGTGCGCGAGTACAGGCTGA
- a CDS encoding PEGA domain-containing protein gives MKTSALSIRGMAWAMALVMLRVSVAGAVSLPPGSLAVLEPTLQVPEMRVAWDQVQRQLYMDPLLLIKDKEQVAGMLEQWRQSGEAIAASHLTAYRSAMESSGPVLSEAWDAYYGFEYDRALRSLKRMRELVSIPGDTSLRADLAFEMYILEGMVLRAREGKGHGVPFARAAALDMERELPEERYSPGTVEQYLRVRREVSGGAKAFLKVTGSPADMAVIVDGKKRGALNSTLELPPGGHYIELAAPGYEPWYGVVEMDRLTPTNIRQDLAPGGPEGEYAPFFMGRLRAGDKGYLARLVSRLEVDYILIPEGDESTLQAWLLDREGLTVGRGTIWEAGDSVEEGMARMEAMVEPLRQTWSTQAGQVNVNLPEAEPVPEGRPEESGIMSGWRRYAVILGAALVIGSMSSASGGGGTRVEVTW, from the coding sequence ATGAAAACAAGCGCACTCTCCATTAGGGGCATGGCCTGGGCGATGGCGCTGGTCATGCTGAGGGTCAGCGTTGCCGGGGCAGTCTCCCTGCCTCCCGGCAGCCTCGCAGTGCTCGAACCGACTCTCCAGGTCCCGGAGATGAGGGTTGCGTGGGATCAGGTTCAGCGGCAGCTTTACATGGATCCGCTGCTCCTCATAAAGGACAAGGAGCAGGTCGCCGGGATGCTGGAACAGTGGCGGCAGTCCGGCGAGGCTATCGCGGCTTCCCACCTCACTGCCTACCGCAGCGCCATGGAGAGCTCGGGACCGGTCCTGTCCGAAGCGTGGGACGCCTATTACGGTTTTGAATACGACCGGGCCCTCAGATCCTTGAAGCGGATGAGAGAACTGGTGTCGATCCCGGGCGATACGTCTTTACGGGCCGACCTGGCTTTCGAGATGTACATCCTCGAGGGGATGGTTCTCAGGGCCAGGGAAGGTAAGGGGCATGGAGTGCCCTTTGCCAGGGCGGCCGCCCTGGACATGGAGCGGGAACTGCCGGAAGAGAGATACTCTCCCGGGACGGTTGAGCAATACCTGCGGGTTCGAAGGGAGGTATCCGGAGGAGCCAAAGCGTTCCTGAAGGTGACGGGCTCACCTGCCGACATGGCCGTCATCGTCGACGGAAAAAAGAGGGGAGCGTTAAACAGCACCCTCGAGCTCCCTCCCGGGGGTCATTATATCGAGTTGGCAGCGCCCGGCTACGAACCCTGGTACGGGGTGGTGGAAATGGACCGGCTCACGCCCACGAATATCAGGCAGGATCTGGCGCCGGGCGGGCCCGAAGGTGAGTACGCGCCATTTTTCATGGGCCGGCTTCGGGCCGGCGACAAGGGGTACCTTGCCCGGCTTGTGAGCAGGCTGGAAGTTGATTACATCCTCATCCCGGAAGGAGATGAAAGCACTCTCCAGGCCTGGCTCCTTGATCGTGAGGGACTCACCGTCGGCCGCGGCACCATCTGGGAGGCGGGTGACAGTGTGGAAGAGGGGATGGCGAGGATGGAAGCCATGGTGGAGCCCCTCAGGCAAACATGGTCAACCCAGGCGGGTCAGGTCAACGTGAACCTGCCCGAGGCCGAACCGGTACCTGAAGGCCGGCCGGAAGAGAGCGGGATCATGTCCGGATGGCGCAGATACGCGGTCATCCTGGGGGCCGCCCTGGTCATCGGAAGCATGTCGAGCGCGTCGGGGGGCGGCGGAACCCGGGTGGAGGTGACCTGGTGA
- the glmU gene encoding bifunctional UDP-N-acetylglucosamine diphosphorylase/glucosamine-1-phosphate N-acetyltransferase GlmU: MSFKTASLAVIVLAAGKGTRMSSSVPKVLHELRSRPLLDHVLDAAQGLDPGKIIVVTGQGGGQVQDLVAQRKEPIQVVIQEPQLGTGHAVAQCLDSLKGPEDIVAVLSGDVPRLGTGTVVSLYQAVSGEGAAVSVLTGRIGDPAGYGRILRDQDGKVTGIREHRDLAPGQEDIDEVNFGVYAFDAAFLREELPKLKNANAQGEYYLTDIIGTAATTGRTVATRTLEDPNEARGINTLRELAEMEREMNRSHLEKLMAAGVRIVDPERTWIDDTVTVGPDTVIYPSVFLHGQSSVGSGCIIRPGAVITDTVIGDRVEIRPYCVITGSAISDDAAVGPFAHLRAGSEIGPSARIGNFVETKKAIIGEGSKVSHLTYVGDAELGRGVNIGAGCVTCNYDGFNKYRTVIEDGVFVGSGTMLVAPVTLGKGSLVGAGSTVTADVPPDALAVSRAHQSVKEGWAARRRARLTGAEGEDRD; this comes from the coding sequence ATGAGTTTCAAGACTGCCTCTCTCGCCGTCATCGTCCTCGCCGCCGGGAAAGGGACCAGGATGAGTTCCTCCGTCCCCAAGGTCCTCCATGAACTCAGGAGCCGCCCTCTGCTCGACCACGTCCTTGACGCAGCCCAGGGACTTGACCCTGGAAAGATCATCGTGGTGACGGGGCAGGGAGGCGGGCAGGTTCAGGACCTCGTCGCGCAGCGCAAAGAACCGATCCAGGTCGTCATCCAGGAACCTCAGCTCGGCACAGGACACGCTGTCGCACAGTGTCTGGACAGCCTGAAGGGGCCTGAGGATATCGTGGCGGTACTGTCCGGTGACGTTCCGCGCCTGGGCACCGGAACCGTTGTCAGCCTGTACCAGGCGGTTTCCGGGGAGGGGGCTGCCGTAAGCGTTCTCACGGGGCGGATCGGCGACCCGGCGGGCTACGGCCGGATACTACGGGACCAGGACGGCAAGGTCACCGGTATCAGGGAACACCGTGATCTGGCACCCGGCCAGGAGGATATCGACGAGGTCAATTTCGGTGTCTATGCCTTCGACGCGGCCTTCCTGCGCGAGGAGCTGCCGAAGCTCAAAAACGCCAACGCGCAGGGAGAGTATTATCTCACAGACATCATCGGTACAGCAGCCACCACCGGCCGTACCGTGGCAACCCGGACCCTGGAGGACCCGAACGAGGCCCGGGGCATCAATACGCTCAGGGAACTGGCTGAAATGGAGAGAGAGATGAACCGCAGTCACCTGGAAAAGCTGATGGCGGCAGGGGTCCGTATCGTGGACCCTGAGCGGACCTGGATAGACGATACCGTCACCGTGGGTCCGGATACCGTGATCTACCCCTCGGTCTTCCTTCACGGGCAAAGCTCCGTCGGATCAGGGTGCATCATCAGGCCGGGGGCAGTCATTACCGATACCGTCATCGGCGACAGGGTGGAGATCCGGCCATACTGCGTGATCACCGGATCCGCCATCAGCGATGATGCGGCTGTCGGTCCCTTCGCCCACCTTCGTGCCGGTTCCGAGATCGGCCCGTCGGCACGGATCGGCAACTTCGTGGAAACAAAAAAAGCGATCATCGGCGAGGGAAGCAAGGTTTCCCACCTCACCTACGTGGGAGACGCCGAACTGGGCCGGGGAGTCAACATCGGGGCCGGCTGCGTGACCTGCAACTACGACGGCTTCAACAAGTACCGGACCGTCATCGAGGACGGGGTGTTCGTGGGGAGCGGAACCATGCTGGTGGCTCCCGTCACCCTGGGCAAGGGATCCCTTGTCGGCGCGGGCTCCACCGTTACCGCGGATGTTCCTCCCGACGCCCTGGCGGTATCCCGGGCTCACCAGTCTGTCAAGGAGGGCTGGGCTGCCAGGAGACGGGCACGCCTGACGGGCGCGGAAGGGGAGGACAGAGACTGA